A genomic stretch from Theropithecus gelada isolate Dixy chromosome 2, Tgel_1.0, whole genome shotgun sequence includes:
- the ACVR2B gene encoding activin receptor type-2B, whose translation MTAPWAALALLWGSLCAGSGRGEAETRECIYYNANWELERTNQSGLERCEGEQDKRLHCYASWRNSSGTIELVKKGCWLDDFNCYDRQECVATEENPQVYFCCCEGNFCNERFTHLPEAGGPEVTYEPPPTAPTLLTVLAYSLLPIGGLSLIVLLAFWMYRHRKPPYGHVDIHEDPGPPPPSPLVGLKPLQLLEIKARGRFGCVWKAQLMNDFVAVKIFPLQDKQSWQSEREIFSTPGMKHENLLQFIAAEKRGSNLEVELWLITAFHDKGSLTDYLKGNIITWNELCHVAETMSRGLSYLHEDVPWCRGEGHKPSIAHRDFKSKNVLLKSDLTAVLADFGLAVRFEPGKPPGDTHGQVGTRRYMAPEVLEGAINFQRDAFLRIDMYAMGLVLWELVSRCKAADGPVDEYMLPFEEEIGQHPSLEELQEVVVHKKMRPTIKDHWLKHPGLAQLCVTIEECWDHDAEARLSAGCVEERVSLIRRSVNGTTSDCLVSLVTSVTNVDLPPKESSI comes from the exons GCTCTGGGcgtggggaggctgagacacgggAGTGCATCTACTACAACGCCAACTGGGAGCTGGAGCGCACCAACCAGAGCGGCCTGGAGCGCTGCGAGGGCGAGCAGGACAAGCGGCTGCACTGCTACGCCTCCTGGCGCAACAGCTCTGGCACCATCGAGCTCGTGAAGAAGGGCTGCTGGCTAGATGACTTCAACTGCTATGATAG GCAGGAGTGTGTGGCCACTGAGGAGAACCCCCAGGTGTACTTCTGCTGCTGTGAAGGCAACTTCTGCAACGAGCGCTTCACTCatttgccagaggctgggggccCGGAAG TCACGTATGAGCCACCTCCGACAGCCCCCACCCTGCTCACGGTGCTGGCCTACTCACTGCTGCCCATTGGGGGCCTTTCCCTCATTGTCCTGCTGGCCTTTTGGATGTACCGGCATCGCAAGCCCCCGTACGGTCATGTGGACATCCATGAG GACCCTGGgcctccacccccatcccctcTGGTGGGCCTGAAGCCACTGCAGCTGCTGGAGATCAAGGCTCGGGGGCGCTTTGGCTGTGTCTGGAAGGCCCAGCTCATGAATGACTTTGTAGCTGTCAAGATCTTCCCACTCCAG GACAAGCAGTCGTGGCAGAGTGAACGGGAGATCTTCAGCACACCTGGCATGAAGCACGAGAACCTGCTACAGTTCATTGCTGCCGAGAAGCGAGGCTCCAACCTCGAAGTAGAGCTGTGGCTCATCACGGCCTTCCACGACAAG GGCTCCCTCACGGATTACCTCAAGGGGAACATCATCACATGGAACGAACTGTGTCATGTAGCAGAGACGATGTCGCGAGGCCTCTCATACCTGCATGAGGACGTGCCCTGGTGCCGTGGCGAGGGCCACAAGCCGTCTATTGCCCACAG GGACTTTAAAAGTAAGAATGTATTGCTGAAGAGCGACCTCACAGCTGTGCTGGCTGACTTTGGCTTGGCTGTTCGATTTGAGCCAGGGAAACCTCCAGGGGACACCCACGGACAG GTAGGCACAAGACGGTACATGGCTCCTGAGGTGCTCGAGGGAGCCATCAACTTCCAGAGAGATGCCTTCCTGCGCATTGACATGTATGCCATGGGGCTGGTGCTGTGGGAGCTTGTGTCTCGCTGCAAGGCTGCAGACG GACCCGTGGATGAGTACATGCTGCCCTTTGAGGAAGAGATTGGCCAGCACCCTTCATTGGAGGAGCTGCAGGAGGTGGTGGTACACAAGAAGATGAGGCCCACCATTAAGGATCACTGGTTGAAACACCCG GGCCTGGCCCAGCTTTGTGTGACCATTGAGGAGTGCTGGGACCATGATGCAGAGGCTCGCTTGTCTGCGGGCTGTGTGGAGGAGCGGGTGTCCCTGATTCGGAGGTCGGTCAACGGCACTACCTCGGACTGTCTCGTTTCCCTGGTGACCTCTGTCACCAATGTGGACCTGCCCCCTAAAGAGTCAAGCATCTAA